In a genomic window of Polycladomyces abyssicola:
- a CDS encoding phosphate ABC transporter substrate-binding protein PstS family protein translates to MWKKTLATISSMVLVFGLAVGCAKGNQQGGGAAGGKLTAVGSTAMQPLVEEAANQFMAQNPGTQITVQGGGSGAGLSAVLNGSADIGNSDLFAEEKKKDPTKMVDHRVFVVGMAPVVNPKVGIDNLTQQQLVDIFTGKIKNWREVGGPDQKIVLVNRPENSGTRATFVKYALNGANEYRGKDSIVQDSSGTVRKIVAETPGAIGYLAFSYFDKSIKPVKLDGVEPTNENVYTNKWKVWAYEHMYTNADGKNKELEEKFINFILTPEVQKNLVEKMGYIPMTEMKVERDAQGNVKNKK, encoded by the coding sequence ATGTGGAAGAAGACATTGGCCACCATCAGCTCGATGGTGTTGGTATTCGGTCTCGCCGTCGGCTGTGCCAAAGGGAATCAACAGGGCGGTGGAGCTGCGGGCGGAAAATTGACCGCTGTTGGCTCTACTGCGATGCAGCCGTTGGTGGAGGAAGCGGCGAACCAATTCATGGCGCAAAATCCGGGTACACAAATTACGGTTCAGGGTGGGGGTAGCGGTGCCGGTTTGAGTGCTGTACTGAACGGCTCCGCCGACATCGGAAACTCCGATCTGTTTGCCGAAGAGAAGAAAAAAGATCCGACCAAAATGGTGGATCACAGAGTGTTTGTCGTTGGTATGGCGCCGGTCGTCAACCCGAAAGTGGGCATCGACAATCTGACTCAACAACAGTTGGTCGACATCTTCACCGGCAAAATCAAAAACTGGAGAGAAGTGGGCGGTCCCGATCAAAAAATCGTGCTGGTCAACCGTCCGGAAAACTCCGGTACCCGCGCGACTTTCGTCAAATATGCTCTGAACGGAGCGAATGAATACCGGGGCAAAGACAGCATTGTGCAAGACTCCTCGGGAACCGTGCGTAAAATCGTTGCGGAAACGCCGGGAGCGATCGGTTATCTCGCCTTCTCCTACTTCGACAAATCGATCAAGCCGGTCAAGTTGGATGGCGTGGAACCGACCAACGAAAACGTATATACCAACAAATGGAAAGTTTGGGCGTACGAGCACATGTACACCAACGCTGACGGCAAAAACAAAGAGCTGGAAGAAAAATTCATCAATTTCATTCTCACCCCGGAAGTGCAAAAGAACTTGGTTGAAAAAATGGGCTACATCCCGATGACCGAGATGAAAGTGGAACGGGATGCCCAAGGTAATGTAAAAAATAAAAAATAA
- the pstC gene encoding phosphate ABC transporter permease subunit PstC, giving the protein MENRATSEWANQLLRPDKKQRRLELQGRLMTLISAWVIILTLFSLLYFIASKGISTFLFDGVSLSQFFSGKWAPAGTPPSFGTLPFILGSFMVTVLAAVISAPLGIGAAIYMTEIAPSWGKKILQPVIELLVGIPSVVYGFVGLTVIVPFLRDVTGGPGFSLLAGVLVLSVMILPTITSIAVDTLQSIPRSMREASYALGATRWQTISRVLVRTSLPGLMTGVVLGMARAFGEALAVQMVIGNTDTMPTNLIQPISTLTSVITLHMGDTVPGTVYNDVLWSMALILLLMTLVFIVLIRWMTRRGES; this is encoded by the coding sequence ATGGAGAACCGAGCGACGAGTGAATGGGCGAACCAATTGCTGCGCCCCGACAAAAAACAGCGTCGATTGGAACTGCAAGGGCGATTGATGACGTTGATCAGTGCTTGGGTCATTATTCTCACGTTGTTTTCATTGCTGTATTTCATCGCTTCCAAGGGGATTTCTACGTTCCTGTTTGACGGTGTTTCGCTGTCCCAGTTTTTCTCTGGGAAATGGGCGCCGGCGGGAACACCGCCGTCCTTCGGTACCCTGCCGTTTATCCTGGGGTCGTTCATGGTGACGGTGCTGGCGGCGGTCATCAGTGCGCCGCTGGGTATCGGTGCGGCGATCTATATGACGGAGATCGCTCCTTCGTGGGGGAAAAAGATTTTGCAACCGGTCATCGAGCTGCTGGTTGGCATCCCCTCAGTTGTATACGGGTTTGTCGGCTTGACGGTCATTGTTCCTTTTTTGCGGGATGTGACAGGTGGCCCCGGATTCAGTCTGCTTGCCGGGGTGCTGGTGCTGTCAGTGATGATTCTGCCCACGATCACCAGCATCGCCGTCGACACCCTGCAATCGATTCCCCGTTCGATGCGGGAAGCTTCCTATGCATTGGGAGCCACGCGCTGGCAAACCATCTCCCGCGTTTTGGTACGTACGTCGTTGCCCGGTCTGATGACAGGGGTCGTTCTGGGAATGGCGCGTGCATTCGGGGAGGCGCTGGCCGTGCAGATGGTTATCGGGAACACCGATACCATGCCGACTAACCTGATCCAACCGATCAGCACCCTGACAAGCGTGATCACGTTGCACATGGGGGATACTGTTCCCGGAACTGTTTACAATGATGTGTTGTGGTCGATGGCATTGATTCTGCTATTGATGACGCTGGTCTTTATCGTGCTGATTCGTTGGATGACGAGAAGGGGAGAAAGTTGA
- the pstA gene encoding phosphate ABC transporter permease PstA, whose amino-acid sequence MNAKLADRIATIVFYLIALLIIGILSGLIGFILVRGLNVIDWHFLTSPPSTLTAGGGVAPQLFNSLYLLVLTMLITIPLGLGGGIYLAEYAKPGKWTDILRLSIEVLSSLPSIVVGLFGFLVFVQYTGWGFSLAAGALALTVFNLPLMVRVVEQAIRAVPREQREASYALGVTKWQTITRVVLPAALPGILTGTILAAGRVFGEAAALLFTAGMSSPMLDFTNWDPTSLSSPFNPFRPASTLAVHIWKINSEAIIPDAKEVAAGASAVLVLAVLFFNLTARALGRWIHKRMTSGS is encoded by the coding sequence ATGAACGCAAAACTGGCCGACCGGATTGCGACAATCGTCTTTTATCTGATTGCGTTGTTGATTATAGGCATACTGTCAGGACTTATCGGTTTTATTCTGGTACGGGGTCTTAACGTAATCGATTGGCACTTCCTGACTTCCCCACCGTCAACGCTTACCGCAGGTGGCGGGGTGGCACCGCAGTTGTTCAACTCGTTGTATCTGTTAGTGTTGACGATGTTGATCACCATCCCGCTCGGCTTGGGAGGCGGCATTTATCTGGCGGAATATGCCAAGCCCGGTAAGTGGACGGACATCCTCCGACTCAGCATCGAGGTGCTGTCCTCCCTGCCGTCAATCGTGGTGGGGTTGTTCGGTTTTCTGGTGTTTGTACAATATACCGGATGGGGATTTTCGCTTGCGGCGGGTGCTTTGGCATTGACGGTATTTAACCTACCGCTGATGGTGCGAGTGGTGGAGCAAGCCATCCGTGCGGTTCCGCGTGAGCAACGAGAAGCGTCGTATGCGTTGGGTGTTACCAAGTGGCAGACGATTACCCGAGTGGTGTTGCCTGCGGCGTTGCCTGGAATCTTGACTGGTACGATCTTGGCTGCGGGGCGTGTGTTCGGGGAAGCGGCGGCGCTGTTGTTCACGGCTGGGATGAGTTCGCCGATGCTGGACTTTACCAACTGGGATCCGACTTCCCTCTCCTCTCCGTTTAATCCGTTCCGTCCGGCATCAACGTTGGCGGTGCATATCTGGAAAATCAATTCGGAAGCGATTATTCCTGATGCCAAAGAAGTGGCTGCAGGGGCTTCCGCCGTGCTGGTATTGGCCGTATTGTTTTTCAACCTGACGGCCCGTGCGTTGGGACGTTGGATTCACAAACGGATGACATCCGGTTCTTGA
- the pstB gene encoding phosphate ABC transporter ATP-binding protein PstB translates to MVITAERVETIAWSVQPNPKQPVAPESSKVLLETRDLNVYYGDNHAVKNINLKLYEKTVTAFIGPSGCGKSTFLRCLNRMNDTIPHARVTGEILIEGINVNDPAIDAVNLRRQVGMVFQKPNPFQKSIFDNVAYGPRIHGVKKKELPDIVEQSLRQVGLWDEVKDRLHTSALQLSGGQQQRLCIARTIAMRPRIILLDEPTSALDPISTARIEELIQELKKDYTIAIVTHNMQQAARISDYTAFFLMGELIEHNETHRLFTNPKRQETENYLTGRFG, encoded by the coding sequence ATGGTGATAACAGCGGAACGGGTGGAAACGATAGCTTGGTCAGTTCAACCGAATCCGAAACAGCCAGTTGCGCCCGAGTCGAGCAAGGTGTTGTTGGAAACGCGGGATCTCAACGTCTATTACGGGGATAACCACGCCGTCAAAAACATCAATCTCAAGTTGTACGAAAAAACGGTGACGGCGTTCATCGGGCCGTCCGGTTGCGGGAAGTCGACATTTCTCCGCTGTTTGAACAGGATGAACGACACCATCCCGCACGCTCGCGTGACTGGGGAAATCTTGATCGAAGGGATTAACGTCAACGATCCTGCGATCGACGCGGTCAATCTGCGACGTCAGGTGGGTATGGTGTTCCAAAAACCCAATCCATTCCAAAAATCGATTTTTGATAACGTCGCTTATGGCCCGCGTATCCATGGTGTGAAGAAAAAAGAATTGCCGGACATTGTGGAGCAAAGCCTTCGGCAGGTCGGTTTGTGGGATGAAGTGAAAGACCGCCTGCACACTTCCGCCTTGCAATTGTCGGGTGGTCAGCAACAACGTCTGTGCATCGCGCGGACGATCGCGATGCGTCCCCGGATCATCCTGCTGGATGAGCCCACATCCGCGTTGGATCCAATTTCTACGGCACGGATCGAAGAGCTGATTCAGGAGCTGAAAAAGGATTACACGATTGCCATCGTGACACACAACATGCAACAAGCGGCGCGTATCTCCGATTACACGGCGTTTTTCCTGATGGGAGAACTGATCGAGCACAATGAGACGCACCGGTTGTTCACCAATCCTAAACGGCAGGAGACAGAGAATTATCTGACCGGACGCTTCGGCTGA